From one Sciurus carolinensis chromosome 9, mSciCar1.2, whole genome shotgun sequence genomic stretch:
- the LOC124992933 gene encoding cytochrome c oxidase copper chaperone: MPSLAAASPAPSESQEKKPLKPCCACPETKKARDACIIEKGEEHCGHLIEAHKECMRALGFKI, from the exons ATGCCAAGTCTGGCGGCCGCGAGCCCAGCTCCGTCTGAGTCTCAGGAGAAGAAGCCGCTGAAGCCCTGCTGCGCCTGCCCGGAGACCAAGAAGGCGCGCGATGCGTG cATCATTGAGAAAGGAGAAGAACATTGTGGACATCTTATTGAGGCCCACAAGGAGTGCATGAGAGCCCTTGGATTTAAGATATGA